In the genome of Chryseobacterium oryzae, one region contains:
- a CDS encoding bestrophin family protein, with translation MIIRKKEHWFRMLFVWHGSVLPALLPRLGLLLILSLFVSYFHGMIFSFKVPLNPVPLTLFGFVLALFLGFRNNASYDRFWEGRKLWGALLNTSRALTRQAMALHNQSNDNESLHYFVQLLSAFVFALKHQLRETEAYEDLKLRLNEEHLKIVASSKYKPAVIMRLLAEWVQNSKDKNCLDSIQQSRFDENLDKLSDILGGCERIISTPIPYSYRVLLHRTVYIYCLLLPFGLVDSLGWFTTLIVVFIAYTFVAFEAIADEIEEPFGTDANDLALNSMCVMIDETIHEMAGEKIAVTPKIKQNIID, from the coding sequence ATGATTATAAGAAAAAAAGAACATTGGTTTAGAATGCTTTTTGTGTGGCATGGCTCGGTTTTGCCTGCGTTGTTGCCACGTTTGGGTTTGCTTTTAATACTTTCTTTATTCGTATCGTATTTCCACGGAATGATTTTTTCGTTTAAAGTACCTTTAAATCCTGTACCATTAACTTTATTTGGTTTTGTTTTGGCATTATTTCTCGGATTCAGGAACAATGCAAGTTACGACAGATTTTGGGAAGGAAGAAAATTGTGGGGAGCATTACTGAATACTTCTCGTGCTCTTACACGTCAGGCAATGGCTCTTCATAATCAGAGCAATGATAATGAATCTCTTCATTATTTTGTGCAGTTACTGAGTGCTTTTGTTTTTGCATTAAAACATCAGCTAAGAGAGACAGAAGCCTATGAAGATTTAAAATTGAGACTTAATGAAGAACACCTGAAAATTGTTGCATCATCCAAATATAAACCTGCAGTTATCATGCGGCTTTTGGCAGAATGGGTACAGAACTCCAAGGATAAAAACTGTTTAGATTCTATACAGCAATCGAGATTTGATGAGAATTTGGATAAACTTTCGGACATTTTGGGAGGATGCGAAAGAATAATTTCAACACCTATCCCTTATAGTTACAGAGTTTTACTGCACAGAACCGTTTATATTTACTGTCTTTTGCTTCCATTTGGGCTTGTAGACTCACTAGGTTGGTTTACAACTCTTATTGTAGTGTTCATTGCCTATACATTTGTCGCTTTTGAAGCCATTGCAGACGAAATCGAAGAACCGTTCGGAACGGATGCAAACGATTTGGCACTCAACAGTATGTGTGTGATGATTGACGAAACTATTCATGAAATGGCAGGAGAAAAAATAGCTGTAACTCCAAAAATAAAACAAAATATTATAGATTGA
- a CDS encoding LacI family DNA-binding transcriptional regulator: MKRTTIKDLAQMLNISASTVSRALKDHPDISSSLKLKVKEAAETFNYIPNDFAINFRKNHSKVVGLIVPEISMFFIPSIINGISSVLNKEGYRFFILSSNESYETEKEHIETCINSRVDGILLSMTNETADSSHLNKVKEMKIPVVIFDKTIPQRQFASVVFDNVKNAELCAEKLINYGCRTILGIFGDENLDITQSRLAAFQNTIKKAENIELHTIFCKSTDSVKQQLNEVLKEHNFDGFFAMSDETLMGLHSSLIKKNLNNSGKKVIAISEGTLPKHLDENYEFIINNGFTMGVFAANELMNTIKGESPNTECYYI; encoded by the coding sequence ATGAAAAGAACAACCATAAAAGACTTGGCACAAATGCTTAATATAAGTGCTTCAACGGTTTCGCGTGCCCTTAAAGATCATCCCGATATCAGCAGTTCTTTAAAACTTAAAGTAAAAGAGGCCGCAGAAACATTTAATTACATTCCAAATGATTTTGCCATCAATTTCAGAAAGAACCACTCGAAAGTTGTAGGTCTTATTGTTCCGGAAATTTCTATGTTTTTTATACCGTCCATTATCAATGGAATTTCTTCAGTTCTTAATAAGGAAGGATATCGGTTTTTTATATTATCTTCTAACGAATCTTATGAAACCGAAAAGGAGCATATTGAAACCTGCATCAATTCGAGAGTAGATGGGATTTTATTATCTATGACTAATGAAACAGCCGACAGCAGCCATTTAAATAAAGTAAAAGAGATGAAAATACCGGTTGTTATTTTCGATAAAACGATTCCGCAGCGTCAATTTGCTTCTGTAGTTTTTGATAATGTAAAAAATGCTGAACTGTGTGCAGAAAAACTGATTAATTACGGTTGTCGTACTATTTTGGGCATATTTGGCGATGAAAATCTTGATATCACCCAAAGCCGACTCGCAGCATTTCAAAACACTATTAAAAAAGCCGAAAACATTGAACTCCACACCATTTTTTGCAAATCTACAGACAGCGTAAAACAACAGCTTAACGAGGTTTTGAAAGAACATAACTTCGATGGTTTTTTCGCAATGAGTGATGAAACTTTAATGGGGCTTCACAGCTCCTTAATCAAGAAAAATTTAAACAATTCTGGTAAAAAAGTGATTGCCATTAGCGAAGGTACCCTTCCTAAACATCTGGATGAAAACTACGAATTCATTATTAATAACGGTTTTACCATGGGTGTTTTTGCTGCAAATGAATTAATGAACACAATAAAAGGAGAATCGCCGAATACTGAATGCTATTACATTTAG
- a CDS encoding TonB-dependent receptor yields MEPKLVKKLLIFGTLNVAAFMFSQTAVSDTLSKKDKVIDEVVITGNSNPKSSVKTSLSISTLKQAEIINAAPRTTAEIFRTIPGIRAESSGGEGNSNITVRGVPVSAGGSRYLLIQEDGLPVMQFGDIAFGTQDQFTRFDSFVSRVEALRGGSASVFASNSPAGIINFITKTGEKAGGSITQQVGLNYKNFRTDIDYGTPLGKDFYIGIGGFYRGGDGPRKTGYTSNNGGQFRLSLLKKFEKGSVRIYGKYLDDRTAPYMPMPIAVSGSDSNPDYTSLSNYNILTGALQSSNFRNDLTFGGNGQILKSDIRDGMHSVSKAVGMEFNYDFGAGWKLDAKARYAANDGQFLAPFPASVGSKSEILDTVPGYGSAVYAGTNTAVDNNAKYMKTVLFNTKLNNLNNFFSDVNISKKWDKIKLNAGVYNSSQNINLSWNWNTYLMEVSDKNARLVDVISNTGTKITDNGLLHYGVPEWGGLNRNYDTKYSVIAPHAQVEINPTEKLTLDFGARYDFGNVSGSFSGVKNTTRTIDINQNGTIETPELAVGVVDGTVPVDYKYGIFGYSVGANYAFDTHNAVFARVSQGGSASADRILFAGYNYTNSNDPALDAVKVNKLNQIEVGYKLRGSKYFLNTTLFQARTIEANYEATTQLRTENKYQSFGVEFDGFYKVNKNFDVRAGLTYTHAEIKNAIDNTIIGNMPRRTPKFMYSVNPNVNIEKLSFGFFAVGSTKAYTQDSNKLIMPGYVIVNPYISYKLMKNLTVNVNANNVFNALAITEAEEGTLQGTNGIVRARTLTGRTFGASVKFDF; encoded by the coding sequence ATGGAACCTAAACTAGTAAAAAAGTTATTGATTTTCGGAACATTAAATGTTGCGGCATTCATGTTTTCTCAGACTGCAGTAAGCGATACACTTTCCAAAAAAGACAAGGTAATCGATGAAGTGGTAATTACGGGTAATTCCAATCCGAAATCTTCTGTTAAAACCAGTTTATCAATTTCAACTCTAAAACAGGCAGAAATTATAAATGCGGCTCCAAGAACAACGGCAGAAATTTTCAGAACTATTCCGGGTATTCGTGCCGAGTCTTCCGGAGGTGAAGGAAACTCGAATATTACCGTAAGAGGGGTTCCTGTTTCTGCGGGTGGATCTCGTTATCTTTTAATTCAGGAAGATGGTTTGCCGGTAATGCAGTTCGGGGATATTGCCTTTGGAACTCAGGATCAGTTTACGAGATTCGATTCTTTTGTATCACGAGTTGAAGCATTAAGAGGAGGTTCTGCTTCTGTTTTTGCCTCAAATTCACCGGCGGGAATCATTAACTTCATCACAAAAACAGGTGAAAAAGCAGGTGGAAGTATTACACAGCAAGTAGGTTTGAATTATAAAAATTTCAGAACAGATATCGATTACGGAACTCCACTTGGTAAAGATTTTTATATTGGTATCGGTGGGTTTTACAGAGGAGGAGATGGTCCTAGAAAAACAGGCTATACTTCGAATAACGGCGGACAGTTCAGACTTTCATTACTAAAGAAATTTGAAAAAGGAAGCGTAAGAATTTACGGTAAATATTTAGATGATCGTACAGCGCCATATATGCCGATGCCAATTGCCGTTTCCGGTTCAGATTCTAACCCGGATTACACTTCTCTAAGTAATTATAATATTTTAACGGGAGCATTACAGTCTTCTAATTTTAGAAACGATCTTACTTTTGGCGGAAACGGACAAATTCTAAAAAGCGATATCAGAGATGGAATGCATTCGGTTTCTAAAGCCGTAGGTATGGAATTCAACTACGATTTCGGTGCTGGTTGGAAGTTGGATGCAAAAGCTAGATATGCAGCAAATGACGGTCAGTTTTTAGCACCTTTTCCTGCTTCAGTAGGAAGTAAATCCGAAATATTAGATACTGTTCCGGGTTACGGAAGTGCAGTTTATGCCGGTACAAATACCGCTGTAGACAATAATGCAAAATACATGAAAACTGTTTTATTCAATACCAAACTGAATAACCTGAATAATTTCTTCAGTGATGTGAACATCAGTAAAAAATGGGATAAAATAAAACTTAATGCGGGAGTTTACAACAGTTCGCAAAACATTAATCTTTCTTGGAACTGGAATACTTATCTTATGGAAGTTTCAGATAAAAATGCAAGATTGGTGGATGTTATCAGCAATACAGGAACCAAAATTACAGACAATGGACTTCTTCATTACGGCGTTCCGGAATGGGGTGGTCTTAACAGAAACTACGATACAAAATATTCGGTAATTGCACCTCACGCTCAGGTGGAAATCAATCCGACTGAAAAATTAACTTTAGATTTTGGAGCAAGATATGATTTCGGAAATGTATCTGGAAGTTTTTCAGGCGTAAAAAATACAACCCGTACAATAGATATAAACCAAAACGGAACTATCGAAACCCCTGAACTTGCGGTAGGAGTAGTAGACGGAACAGTTCCGGTAGATTATAAATACGGTATCTTCGGATATTCTGTGGGAGCAAACTATGCTTTCGATACTCATAATGCTGTTTTTGCAAGAGTAAGTCAGGGAGGAAGTGCTTCGGCAGACAGAATTCTTTTCGCAGGGTACAACTATACCAATAGCAACGATCCTGCTTTAGACGCTGTAAAAGTGAATAAACTGAATCAAATTGAAGTAGGTTACAAATTGAGAGGTTCAAAATATTTCCTAAATACTACTTTGTTCCAGGCAAGAACGATTGAGGCAAATTACGAAGCAACGACTCAGCTAAGAACTGAAAATAAGTATCAGTCTTTCGGAGTTGAATTCGATGGTTTCTACAAAGTCAATAAAAACTTTGACGTTAGAGCCGGGCTTACTTATACGCATGCAGAAATTAAAAATGCAATCGATAATACGATTATTGGAAATATGCCGAGAAGAACTCCAAAATTCATGTATTCAGTTAACCCTAATGTGAATATTGAAAAATTAAGCTTTGGTTTCTTTGCAGTTGGATCAACAAAAGCTTATACTCAGGACAGCAATAAACTGATAATGCCGGGTTACGTTATTGTAAATCCTTATATTTCTTACAAATTAATGAAAAATCTTACGGTAAACGTAAACGCAAACAATGTGTTCAATGCATTGGCAATTACAGAAGCGGAAGAAGGTACTTTGCAGGGAACAAATGGTATCGTTCGAGCAAGAACACTTACCGGAAGAACCTTTGGTGCAAGCGTAAAGTTTGATTTTTAA
- a CDS encoding glycoside hydrolase 100 family protein, protein MFTQQALEVILRAISPQGLLASSEKKDNYARVWSRDSMMTGITGILIENEKIVEGLKKSILTLAEYQAENGQIPSNVYGEKASYGTLVGRTDATIWWIIGTCEYIAYSKDETLKVILKDKIYKAFSCLKSWEFNQRGLLYSPLGGNWADEYVTSGYVLYDNVLRYWAFRLAAEIYQDENLNSLAETTKKLIETNFRKNNSGDVKYHETAYQKAQEKPYLWASLNANGYDERFDLAGNALAILLGLDLDLDAFTQFLEQLNQEFNHWMLPVFYPIIFPKDPDWNLLENNFSYDFKNEPYQFHNGGSWPIYLGWLCLGLKKRGYTEIPEKILKQYETLLAEKGSSFREYYSTDELIPSGTDQLCFSASGYLLMKK, encoded by the coding sequence ATGTTTACACAACAAGCTTTAGAGGTTATTCTACGTGCCATATCACCACAGGGGCTTCTCGCATCTTCCGAAAAAAAAGACAATTATGCGAGAGTATGGTCCAGAGATTCTATGATGACGGGAATTACAGGAATTCTCATTGAAAACGAAAAAATTGTAGAAGGTTTAAAAAAATCTATTCTTACACTTGCAGAATACCAAGCGGAAAACGGACAAATTCCCTCCAATGTCTACGGAGAAAAAGCAAGCTACGGAACACTTGTAGGGCGAACGGATGCAACAATTTGGTGGATTATCGGTACCTGCGAATATATTGCTTATTCTAAAGATGAAACGCTGAAGGTAATTTTGAAAGATAAAATCTACAAAGCATTTTCTTGTTTGAAATCTTGGGAATTTAACCAGCGTGGTCTTTTATACAGTCCGTTGGGTGGAAATTGGGCAGACGAATATGTAACTTCTGGCTATGTTCTTTATGATAATGTGCTGCGGTATTGGGCTTTTAGACTTGCAGCAGAAATTTATCAGGATGAAAACCTAAATTCTTTAGCAGAAACAACTAAAAAGCTAATTGAAACGAATTTCAGGAAAAATAATTCCGGAGACGTCAAATATCATGAAACTGCCTATCAGAAAGCTCAAGAAAAACCTTATTTATGGGCTTCTTTAAATGCCAATGGATATGATGAACGTTTTGATCTCGCAGGAAATGCACTGGCAATTCTCTTGGGTTTAGACTTAGATTTGGATGCTTTCACTCAGTTTTTAGAACAGCTGAATCAGGAATTTAATCATTGGATGCTTCCTGTTTTTTATCCCATAATCTTTCCAAAAGATCCAGATTGGAATTTGCTTGAAAATAATTTCAGTTATGATTTCAAAAACGAACCTTATCAGTTTCACAACGGAGGTTCATGGCCCATTTATCTTGGTTGGCTTTGCTTAGGTTTGAAGAAAAGAGGCTACACAGAAATCCCCGAAAAGATATTGAAGCAGTATGAAACTCTTCTTGCGGAAAAAGGCTCTTCGTTTCGGGAATATTATTCTACAGACGAGTTAATTCCTTCAGGTACCGACCAATTGTGCTTTTCAGCTTCCGGTTACCTTCTGATGAAGAAATAG
- a CDS encoding uridine kinase family protein, whose protein sequence is MIGDVINLEQRHLDTAENIYKIIAQSNKQNGKWTVGICGESGSGKSVTAFALKKVLEDHGIKSFVIQMDDYFKLPPKTNHENREKSLENVGMHEVHLDIIQENIHEFKKGNPYVKKPLVHYQENLISEETVSTDDLQVMIVEGTYILDIDDFDFSIFINRNYKDTYDNRMKRNRDEQSDFVEKVLEIEHQIIRQLKEKATIVLEKNYQIVKP, encoded by the coding sequence ATGATTGGAGATGTTATAAATTTAGAACAAAGACATTTAGATACCGCTGAAAATATTTACAAAATTATTGCTCAAAGTAATAAACAAAACGGTAAATGGACAGTAGGAATCTGCGGTGAAAGCGGCAGTGGAAAATCGGTAACGGCATTTGCTCTTAAAAAAGTGCTGGAAGATCACGGGATTAAAAGTTTTGTCATTCAGATGGATGATTATTTTAAGCTTCCTCCCAAAACCAATCACGAAAACCGGGAAAAAAGCCTTGAAAATGTGGGAATGCATGAAGTTCATTTGGATATCATCCAAGAAAACATACATGAGTTTAAGAAAGGAAATCCTTATGTGAAAAAACCGCTTGTGCATTATCAGGAAAACTTAATTTCTGAAGAAACGGTATCAACAGATGATTTACAAGTGATGATCGTTGAAGGTACTTATATATTGGATATTGATGATTTTGATTTTAGTATTTTCATCAACCGAAATTATAAAGATACCTACGATAACAGAATGAAACGAAATCGTGATGAACAAAGCGATTTTGTAGAAAAAGTACTCGAAATTGAGCATCAGATTATCCGTCAGCTCAAAGAAAAAGCAACTATTGTTCTTGAAAAAAATTATCAGATTGTAAAGCCGTAA
- a CDS encoding MFS transporter, giving the protein MNKKIIPKLSFWQIWNMNVGFFGIQYSFGLQQTAVNPLYSFLGAHAEQLPILNLAGPVTGLLIQPLIGAISDKTWSVKWGRRKPFFLLGAIFCSLALFAFPFSSSIWMAVGLLWILDAANNTAMEPYRAFIGDKLPEEQQTYGFQMQSLFVGGGITLANLSLFVFQKYFGGTSESGGIPIWVYYSFFLGSFCSIASVVWSVYKTPEIPPTEEELIKLKAEKENDTLFTPFIDIFNAIVKMPKILWQLALVYLFQWYALFCYWQFATPMIKQTIYHVSEADEEKANRLIQLSHKGISVVQSDLSWAKDILNRVELAVGQTGLMNGFYNFITMISALLLIPFAIKYSSKNVYTFCLMGTGVSLLLLPLINDELMILLPMVLFGIGWAAMMGLPYSMVSPSIPSEKRGVYMGVINMMIVIPMLIQTLTFGFFYKHVLSSNPSNAITTAGVLFLFAAASVALIKQNKISGIIVK; this is encoded by the coding sequence ATGAATAAAAAAATAATTCCCAAGCTCAGTTTTTGGCAGATTTGGAACATGAATGTCGGTTTTTTCGGCATCCAGTACAGTTTTGGTCTTCAGCAGACTGCGGTAAATCCTTTATATTCGTTTTTGGGTGCACATGCAGAGCAGCTTCCGATACTTAATTTGGCAGGACCTGTAACTGGATTGCTTATTCAGCCTTTAATCGGAGCAATTAGTGATAAAACCTGGAGTGTAAAATGGGGTCGCCGAAAACCATTCTTTTTATTGGGAGCTATTTTTTGCAGTCTTGCTCTTTTTGCTTTCCCGTTCAGTTCGTCTATTTGGATGGCAGTCGGTCTTCTGTGGATTTTAGATGCGGCAAATAATACTGCAATGGAACCTTACAGAGCCTTTATCGGTGATAAATTGCCGGAAGAACAGCAAACCTATGGCTTCCAAATGCAAAGTTTATTTGTAGGAGGAGGAATTACTCTTGCCAATCTTTCACTTTTTGTTTTTCAGAAATACTTTGGAGGAACTTCAGAGTCGGGTGGTATTCCAATTTGGGTATATTATTCGTTTTTCTTAGGATCTTTCTGTTCTATAGCTTCCGTGGTTTGGTCGGTTTATAAAACACCCGAAATTCCGCCAACAGAAGAAGAGCTCATAAAACTGAAAGCCGAAAAGGAAAATGATACCCTTTTTACCCCTTTTATTGATATTTTTAATGCTATTGTAAAAATGCCTAAAATATTATGGCAATTGGCATTGGTATATCTTTTTCAGTGGTATGCATTATTTTGTTACTGGCAGTTTGCTACACCCATGATTAAGCAGACCATTTACCATGTTTCTGAAGCCGACGAAGAAAAAGCCAATCGACTGATACAGCTTTCACATAAAGGAATTTCTGTGGTACAAAGCGATCTTTCCTGGGCAAAAGATATTTTGAATCGTGTGGAATTGGCTGTGGGACAAACCGGTCTCATGAACGGGTTTTATAATTTTATTACCATGATTTCGGCTTTGTTGCTGATTCCTTTTGCAATTAAATATTCCTCAAAAAATGTATATACTTTTTGTTTGATGGGAACAGGAGTTTCCCTTTTATTACTTCCTTTAATTAATGATGAATTGATGATTCTTTTGCCAATGGTTCTTTTCGGAATTGGTTGGGCAGCTATGATGGGGCTTCCGTATTCGATGGTTTCGCCATCTATACCTTCAGAGAAAAGAGGAGTGTATATGGGAGTAATTAATATGATGATTGTAATACCAATGCTTATTCAAACTCTTACATTCGGATTTTTTTACAAACATGTGCTTAGCAGCAATCCTTCGAACGCCATTACAACTGCAGGAGTTTTATTTCTTTTTGCTGCTGCTTCTGTTGCTCTTATCAAACAGAATAAAATTTCAGGGATTATTGTGAAATAA
- the ccoG gene encoding cytochrome c oxidase accessory protein CcoG encodes MSKIDEEAVKGGQGQVMVPETYRDSIGTMEQSGKRKWVFPRKPKGKYTNYRELVSYFLLLVYFTIPFIKINGNPLFMFNIIDREFFIAGQPFYPQDFFILTLGAITSLIFIIVFTIAYGRIFCGWICPQTIFMESVFRKIEYLIEGDRNKQMKLDRQEWNTEKIWKRCLKWTVYAIISLVITHFMFMYIVGYQEVFNIIEAGPFANPTNFIVMILFTSAFYFVFAWFREQVCTLVCPYGRLQGVLIDKDTVNVFYDFKRGENRSKWRNGEDRKTAGKGDCIDCQQCVVVCPTGIDIRDGQQLECINCTACIDACDEVMVKVGLPKGLIRYATENEIENQTKFKFTGRMKGFAAILVLLVGFLVFLLYNRGDMETKFIKPMGSTFFVRDGKITNTYNYTFLNKTNEKKVVTIKVLEPAHGEISYSSTSKITVDRDKISKGTINISFPEAEMSLSKQNITIGVYDMKGKLVDSYQTYFEGPFKLRIP; translated from the coding sequence ATGTCAAAAATAGATGAAGAAGCTGTAAAAGGTGGACAGGGACAAGTAATGGTTCCCGAAACTTATAGAGATTCTATAGGAACCATGGAACAATCGGGAAAAAGAAAGTGGGTTTTCCCCCGAAAACCGAAAGGTAAATACACTAATTACAGAGAATTAGTAAGTTATTTTTTGCTTCTGGTTTATTTTACAATCCCATTTATAAAGATAAACGGCAATCCTCTGTTCATGTTTAACATTATAGACAGAGAATTCTTTATTGCCGGACAGCCTTTTTATCCGCAGGATTTTTTCATTTTAACTTTAGGGGCTATTACATCTTTAATATTCATAATTGTTTTTACTATTGCTTACGGAAGAATTTTTTGTGGATGGATTTGTCCGCAAACGATTTTCATGGAATCTGTTTTCCGAAAAATAGAATATCTTATTGAAGGTGACCGAAACAAACAGATGAAACTGGACAGACAGGAATGGAACACAGAAAAAATCTGGAAAAGATGTTTAAAATGGACTGTTTATGCCATTATCTCTTTAGTAATAACGCACTTTATGTTCATGTATATCGTGGGCTATCAGGAAGTTTTTAATATTATTGAAGCAGGTCCGTTTGCAAATCCTACGAATTTTATTGTGATGATTCTTTTCACTTCTGCATTTTATTTTGTATTTGCATGGTTTAGAGAACAGGTATGTACATTGGTTTGTCCTTACGGAAGATTGCAGGGTGTTTTAATCGACAAAGATACGGTTAACGTTTTTTATGATTTTAAAAGAGGTGAAAACCGATCTAAATGGAGAAACGGAGAAGATAGAAAAACTGCTGGTAAAGGAGACTGTATCGATTGCCAACAATGTGTTGTGGTATGTCCTACAGGAATTGATATCAGAGACGGGCAACAGCTAGAATGTATTAACTGTACAGCGTGTATTGACGCTTGTGATGAAGTTATGGTAAAAGTAGGATTACCAAAAGGTTTAATACGCTATGCTACTGAAAACGAGATAGAAAACCAGACCAAGTTTAAGTTTACAGGAAGAATGAAAGGCTTTGCAGCTATATTGGTTCTGCTGGTTGGGTTTTTAGTATTCTTACTGTACAACAGAGGAGATATGGAAACCAAATTCATTAAGCCAATGGGAAGCACATTTTTTGTAAGAGATGGTAAAATTACCAATACCTACAATTATACATTCCTAAATAAAACCAATGAGAAAAAAGTGGTAACCATTAAAGTCCTGGAACCTGCCCATGGAGAAATTAGTTACAGTTCTACCAGTAAAATTACTGTTGATCGCGATAAAATATCAAAAGGAACCATTAACATCAGTTTTCCTGAAGCTGAAATGAGTCTCTCAAAACAAAATATTACGATTGGAGTATATGACATGAAAGGCAAGTTAGTAGATTCTTATCAGACTTATTTTGAAGGACCTTTTAAATTAAGAATACCTTAG
- a CDS encoding AraC family transcriptional regulator has protein sequence MGVFRLNTIESFNTSKLYNRNIDFMVVFTEKIVIFIREYRSRMKDLYPTFDINNLSTCNSLNEIFSIDQFSDYLTGNPNTAKIHRHSFYHLTYFVNGGGDNVIDFKMYEVLPQSIFFMRPGQVHSWDLHSSVEGYVINFAPTFFDQLQISSSILDEFSFLSIFHEDQRVVLSENKKDKINNCFQQILAESSNEINRNSQIIIASAILQICGWANEEVQNGLPIVETGYNSLIFKQFIEQIELNFLELKMPKDYAALLHITPSHLNFICKQQSNLSAGEFIRDRIILEAKRMLVNFKLSVSAIAEMLNYYDSSYFVKFFKKNTGLTPEAFRKQYYKKQH, from the coding sequence ATGGGTGTTTTCAGACTTAATACTATTGAAAGTTTTAACACTTCAAAATTATATAATCGCAATATAGATTTTATGGTAGTTTTTACTGAAAAAATTGTTATTTTTATCAGAGAATACAGAAGTAGAATGAAAGATCTCTATCCCACATTTGACATAAACAATCTCTCAACATGCAATTCTCTTAATGAAATTTTCAGTATAGATCAGTTTTCAGATTATTTAACGGGAAATCCTAATACAGCAAAAATTCACAGGCATTCATTTTATCATCTTACCTATTTCGTGAACGGAGGTGGAGATAATGTTATAGATTTTAAAATGTACGAAGTTTTGCCGCAAAGCATTTTTTTTATGAGACCGGGGCAGGTTCACAGTTGGGATTTACATTCGTCTGTTGAAGGATATGTTATAAATTTTGCACCTACATTTTTCGATCAGTTACAAATAAGTTCTTCCATTTTAGACGAATTTAGCTTCTTGAGTATTTTTCACGAAGACCAGAGGGTTGTTTTATCCGAAAACAAAAAAGATAAAATTAATAATTGTTTTCAGCAGATTTTGGCAGAATCTTCAAATGAAATCAACCGGAATTCTCAAATAATAATTGCTTCTGCAATTTTGCAAATCTGCGGTTGGGCAAATGAGGAGGTTCAAAATGGTTTACCAATTGTTGAAACAGGATATAATTCATTGATTTTTAAACAGTTTATAGAGCAAATAGAACTTAATTTTTTAGAACTGAAAATGCCGAAAGATTATGCAGCACTTTTGCACATTACCCCCAGTCATTTAAATTTTATTTGTAAGCAGCAATCTAACTTATCTGCCGGAGAATTTATTAGAGACAGAATTATTCTGGAAGCTAAGAGAATGCTCGTAAATTTCAAACTTTCTGTTTCGGCAATTGCAGAAATGCTTAATTACTACGATTCTTCTTACTTTGTTAAATTTTTCAAGAAAAATACGGGTTTAACACCGGAAGCTTTCAGAAAGCAGTATTACAAAAAACAGCATTAA